From the genome of Brassica oleracea var. oleracea cultivar TO1000 chromosome C4, BOL, whole genome shotgun sequence:
NNNNNNNNNNNNNNNNNNNNNNNNNNNNNNNNNNNNNNNNNNNNNNNNNNNNNNNNNNNNNNNNNNNNNNNNNNNNNNNNNNNNNNNNNNNNNNNNNNNNNNNNNNNNNNNNNNNNNNNNNNNNNNNNNNNNNNNNNNNNNNNNNNNNNNNNNNNNNNNNNNNNNNNNNNNNNNNNNNNNNNNNNNNNNNNNNNNNNNNNNNNNNNNNNNNNNNNNNNNNNNNNNNNNNNNNNNNNNNNNNNNNNNNNNNNNNNNNNNNNNNNNNNNNNNNNNNNNNNNNNNNNNNNNNNNNNNNNNNNNNNNNNNNNNNNNNNNNNNNNNNNNNNNNNNNNNNNNNNNNNNNNNNNNNNNNNNNNNNNNNNNNNNNNNNNNNNNNNNNNNNNNNNNNNNNNNNNNNNNNNNNNNNNNNNNNNNNNNNNNNNNNNNNNNNNNNNNNNNNNNNNNNNNNNNNNNNNNNNNNNNNNNNNNNNNNNNNNNNNNNNNNNNNNNNNNNNNNNNNNNNNNNNNNNNNNNNNNNNNNNNNNNNNNNNNNNNNNNNNNNNNNNNNNNNNNNNNNNNNNNNNNNNNNNNNNNNNNNNNNNNNNNNNNNNNNNNNNNNNNNNNNNNNNNNNNNNNNNNNNNNNNNNNNNNNNNNNNNNNNNNNNNNNNNNNNNNNNNNNNNNNNNNNNNNNNNNNNNNNNNNNNNNNNNNNNNNNNNNNNNNNNNNNNNNNNNNNNNNNNNNNNNNNNNNNNNNNNNNNNNNNNNNNNNNNNNNNNNNNNNNNNNNNNNNNNNNNNNNNNNNNNNNNNNNNNNNNNNNNNNNNNNNNNNNNNNNNNNNNNNNNNNNNNNNNNNNNNNNNNNNNNNNNNNNNNNNNNNNNNNNNNNNNNNNNNNNNNNNNNNNNNNNNNNNNNNNNNNNNNNNNNNNNNNNNNNNNNNNNNNNNNNNNNNNNNNNNNNNNNNNNNNNNNNNNNNNNNNNNNNNNNNNNNNNNNNNNNNNNNNNNNNNNNNNNNNNNNNNNNNNNNNNNNNNNNNNNNNNNNNNNNNNNNNNNNNNNNNNNNNNNNNNNNNNNNNNNNNNNNNNNNNNNNNNNNNNNNNNNNNNNNNNNNNNNNNNNNNNNNNNNNNNNNNNNNNNNNNNNNNNNNNNNNNNNNNNNNNNNNNNNNNNNNNNNNNNNNNNNNNNNNNNNNNNNNNNNNNNNNNNNNNNNNNNNNNNNNNNNNNNNNNNNNNNNNNNNNNNNNNNNNNNNNNNNNNNNNNNNNNNNNNNNNNNNNNNNNNNNNNNNNNNNNNNNNNNNNNNNNNNNNNNNNNNNNNNNNNNNNNNNNNNNNNNNNNNNNNNNNNNNNNNNNNNNNNNNNNNNNNNNNNNNNNNNNNNNNNNNNNNNNNNNNNNNNNNNNNNNNNNNNNNNNNNNNNNNNNNNNNNNNNNNNNNNNNNNNNNNNNNNNNNNNNNNNNNNNNNNNNNNNNNNNNNNNNNNNNNNNNNNNNNNNNNNNNNNNNNNNNNNNNNNNNNNNNNNNNNNNNNNNNNNNNNNNNNNNNNNNNNNNNNNNNNNNNNNNNNNNNNNNNNNNNNNNNNNNNNNNNNNNNNNNNNNNNNNNNNNNNNNNNNNNNNNNNNNNNNNNNNNNNNNNNNNNNNNNNNNNNNNNNNNNNNNNNNNNNNNNNNNNNNNNNNNNNNNNNNNNNNNNNNNNNNNNNNNNNNNNNNNNNNNNNNNNNNNNNNNNNNNNNNNNNNNNNNNNNNNNNNNNNNNNNNNNNNNNNNNNNNNNNNNNNNNNNNNNNNNNNNNNNNNNNNNNNNNNNNNGACTCTTGAATTTCTTTCTATTTTAGTAATATTTTCGCTAACTATTTAAATCTCTTCAGAATTTTATAAATGTATAATAATTTATAAAATTTCAAATTCTGCAGGAAAAAAATTAATTAATCGCAATTGACTTGCAAATTTGCGACGGAACAAGCCTCGCAATTTTGCGACGGAATAAAACCCTTGCAAAATTGCGACGAAACTGTTAATTGCAAAATTGCGAGGAACAACTAAACCGTCGCAAATTTTTGCGAGGAAATCAGTTCCGTCGCAAATTTGCGAAGAATATCATTCCGTCGCAAATTTGCAAGGAATTTATTTCCGTCGCAAATTTGCGAGCGTTTTGCGAGTGATTTTCATTTGCGACGAGCGATTTGCGAGGGAACGTGGTTTCTCGCAAAAGCCTCGCAATAAGCGATTTGCAACGGAATTGCGATGCAGTTTTCCCTTGCAACTGACGTGTTTTCTTGCAGTGATATGCATATTTAGGAAAACATTACTGAATGTAGAACATCTTTCTAAAACTTAAGAAGATATTCTGAATATTTATAATGTCTTTACAAAATTTAGATATCAAATTCAGGAAGGTTTTCCTATAATTTGAGGAATATATTATACATATTCAAAAATATTTTACCAAATATACATATAATTCATATTCAATAAGATATTCATAAATATATATTCATGGAGACCTTCCTAAAATATTCATTTTAAAAATGTATTTTAAAATGCATATTTATGAAACTTTTCCTAATTCTTATGAAGGTATTTTACTTATTTATGAAATCTTGCTAATTTTAGGAAGATATTATTCATATTCTGTAATGTTTTAAAGAAACAACCGTTTTTATAGCCTTTTGAAATAAAAAAAATTCAAATTTTTAAACAAAATTTGAAAAATTAATTTGTTTGAAAAATTAATTTTTAAAGAGAAATTTCTTGAAATGCACTAAGTTGGATACAATTTTTCTAAATTACATTCAATAAACAAATACCCTAACATTTAGGTTTTAGGATTGAGTGATTATTGTTTAGGGTTAAGTATTTAGGGGGTGAGATTGATTTTATAAACTTCTATAAATAATTCTTAAACATTTATAAATTATTTAGGAGGGTTAATTTTTTCTTTTTAAAAGAAAATTAAGGAATTTATGCAAATTTTTATCATTTAAAGATATCAAGTTTGAGGTAAAATTAGAATTCTTCCTTTTTGAATAAAAACAGAAATGTTTTTTTTTAATATTTATTTATTCTTATATATATTTAAGAAAGATATATAACTGTGATTTACAATTCAATGAAACCTAATTGAATCTCTTTGGTCCTATAAGACTAGTTTGGGAGCAAAAAACATGTTTTAGGCTATTTCATATATCAGTTCTCGTTATTTATTTTTTATTTATTTGCTAATGCTTAGTTTACCAAAGTTATTGATACAATTATAAAATAAAATAATGGATACTTTAAATTATGATAGTTTCTATATTATTTGTTAAAACTTTATTTTTAAAAAATTGACTACCCTCTGTATTATTTCGTTGTAGAACAAATTTCTTAAATGTATTAATTTTATTTGGTTTAGGGTATCAAATATTCTTTTCTTTTCTTTTTGGTATCAAATGTTTTAGCGCTCACGGGCTATGATTTTTCGTTAAGTTTTAGAATTGTCTCGATAAGTAACATTCTCTTTGTCCTATCAATTTCAATGTGTTCTGTTCATAGCGTGAGATTATTTAATATAACAACTCCCTCTATAAAGATATCGACATCATTTTCAGTGAGTTGGAGTAGGTACACCAACTCCGATATTATTGAATATCAACACGACAGTTCACAATGCCATCTCCTCCATATTAAATAATGTCTATGAACCCATAAAATTGAAATTGTATCCACGAAAACCCACTAAAGTCATTCTCTTCACCATGGCCACTTTTCTCTCTTTCTTTCTTCTCTCTGCTGTAGCACTATCCCTCGTTCTTGTTTCGGCCACAGCAGAATCCCTCGAACGTGATTTCTTGAGTCATAAAAAAGAGAAGCTAACTCATTTTACAGTGTATTGGCACGACATCTTGGACGGCAAAGATCCAACTTCGGTCTCAATAATGAATCCTCCGAAAACCTACACAGGAGCAACAGGTTTTGGCCTCACTCGGATGATTGATAATCCTTTAACGATGGCCCCGGAATTAAGCTCCAAAATGGTTGGAAGGGCACAAGGGTTTTATGCAGCCGCATCTAAAGAAGAGGTGGGATTGTTGATGGCTATGAATTTCGCTATTTTGGAAGGGAAGTACAATGGAAGCACAATCACAGTGTTTGGAAGAAACTCGGTGTTTGATAAAGTGAGGGAGATGCCGGTGATCGGAGGGAGTGGACTTTTCCGATTTGCTAGAGGTTATGTTCAGGCAAGGACACATGTCTTTGATATCAAGACAGGGAACGCCGTCGTCGAGTATAATTGTTATGTTTTGCATTATTGATTCTTAATTTTTAGTCTATATTGTGTGTTTATTGTATGGTTTTTCCCCTTCACATTGTTGTGGTGGGACAGTTATTAGGTCACTTCAAGTGATATATGATTGTAGGTTCTTGTTTTTTTTTCTGCCAACAACTCTTTATAAATAACTAGTGGTGTGCCCGCGCTACGCGCGGGTTGTTTGAAATTTGTGTTATTTAAATTTATGAATTATTTTGTTGGTTTTATGTGTAATTTGACATTGCAGGTTTTTATCGCAAGTAAATGGACGTTTAACGGTTTGAATATCAAATTCTTATAAACATGGTTGTCTTTGAGTAGTTTTAGCTAATGTAGGGAATGATTGCTTGACATGTCATTGCTGGTTCTTGCCGACTGTTGACGACCACACAACTTTAGAGATGATATATCATTAGATGTCTCGAAGGAGTTGTTGAAAAATTGATAGTAGTTGATATGAGTTTATTTTGTAACTTACT
Proteins encoded in this window:
- the LOC106339455 gene encoding dirigent protein 19; protein product: MATFLSFFLLSAVALSLVLVSATAESLERDFLSHKKEKLTHFTVYWHDILDGKDPTSVSIMNPPKTYTGATGFGLTRMIDNPLTMAPELSSKMVGRAQGFYAAASKEEVGLLMAMNFAILEGKYNGSTITVFGRNSVFDKVREMPVIGGSGLFRFARGYVQARTHVFDIKTGNAVVEYNCYVLHY